In Bacteroidota bacterium, the following are encoded in one genomic region:
- a CDS encoding polysaccharide biosynthesis tyrosine autokinase, with translation MYTGNLHDDDNLGRYKERLSNFSKEFEFGLFLIIIRKNLIWLATFIFLAALCAFIYLRYTPPIYEASSIIQVNYENNASKVLGVDNLHDQQDISREIELLRSKLFLKQALTNLPLNVAYFNQGTVLEFEQYTSSPYTIEIIEHNPAIEDLPIFIDFYENGKTEISYQYGQNEIKLTAPDNKTFELPHCTISVTVNNPDAIKEQILQNKKERFFFKISNIDNITRTYMGKLEVKLLNSAAKTIQIIIKDNNPEKCADIVNAITEEYLKYEVERKSESAINVLAFIDTQIEGVYGRLKESETSIQVFKTENKLANDKDFISLNIEKFSSIESEILELELNENMLKTIEKRISESSSEIDIYKLLPLFAGTQYEGTSINKLISRLHELLLSKELALFDETPNSGNIKTIDYQIKIQKKLLIESIQSLSKKTTEKKNNLIAKTLVIEESFLKAPLKEVEFARLQRHFSINEKFYNLLMEKRTEYSILKASFIPQNLILDRAYPPSMPFSPNKSIIFTACLLVGLLMGIALILTRYLIHNDIDSLNEIVRHSNASIGILGIIPKYKDDIPVSQLIVNKNPKSLIAEAFRSIRTNLQFISNETGPKVIAISSTISGEGKTFTALNLGGIIAFSEKKVIIIDLDMRKPKIHKGFNSPNEIGMSTILIGKHTIEECIRNSTMKNLDFITAGPIPPNPSELIISNNMDLVIEKLKSLYDVVIIDNPPVGLVTDGISIFQKADYPIYVFRSEYSKKNFIHNADRLVNENKITKLSVILNGVDIDKSTAGYGYGYGYGYGSNYGYYDEEKKPSKKTILQRLFNKQIQNIS, from the coding sequence ATGTATACAGGGAATTTACATGATGACGATAATCTTGGAAGGTATAAAGAACGCCTTTCTAATTTCAGTAAAGAATTTGAATTCGGACTTTTTCTAATTATTATCAGAAAAAATTTAATCTGGCTTGCAACTTTTATTTTCCTGGCAGCTTTATGTGCTTTTATTTACTTGCGTTACACCCCTCCCATTTATGAGGCAAGCTCCATAATTCAGGTTAATTATGAAAACAATGCGAGCAAGGTATTAGGAGTTGATAATTTACACGATCAGCAGGATATTTCAAGAGAAATAGAACTTTTAAGATCAAAACTGTTTTTAAAACAAGCCCTCACAAACCTCCCTCTTAATGTAGCTTATTTTAATCAAGGAACTGTTTTGGAATTTGAACAATATACTAGTTCCCCATATACCATTGAAATAATTGAGCATAATCCTGCAATTGAAGATCTGCCAATTTTTATTGATTTTTATGAAAATGGAAAAACTGAAATTTCTTATCAATATGGTCAAAATGAAATTAAACTAACTGCTCCTGATAATAAAACATTTGAATTGCCACATTGTACAATTAGTGTTACTGTTAATAATCCTGATGCCATTAAAGAACAAATTTTACAGAATAAAAAAGAACGCTTTTTCTTTAAAATCTCTAATATTGACAATATTACCCGGACTTATATGGGCAAATTGGAGGTAAAATTGCTTAATTCTGCTGCCAAAACAATTCAAATTATTATTAAAGACAATAACCCTGAAAAATGTGCTGATATTGTGAACGCTATTACAGAAGAGTATTTGAAATATGAAGTAGAAAGGAAAAGCGAAAGCGCAATTAATGTATTAGCATTTATTGATACCCAAATTGAAGGTGTTTATGGACGGTTAAAAGAATCTGAAACTTCTATTCAAGTGTTCAAAACCGAAAACAAACTTGCCAATGACAAAGATTTCATTTCTCTTAACATTGAAAAATTTTCATCAATTGAATCAGAAATATTAGAATTGGAACTGAATGAAAACATGCTTAAAACCATTGAAAAAAGAATCAGTGAATCCTCTAGTGAAATAGATATTTACAAACTGCTCCCACTTTTTGCCGGAACCCAGTATGAGGGAACTTCAATTAACAAATTAATATCAAGACTTCACGAATTGTTATTGAGCAAAGAATTAGCTCTTTTTGATGAAACCCCTAACAGTGGAAACATAAAAACAATTGATTATCAAATCAAGATTCAAAAGAAACTGCTCATAGAAAGTATACAATCATTAAGCAAAAAAACTACCGAGAAAAAAAATAATTTAATTGCCAAAACCCTTGTTATTGAAGAATCGTTTTTAAAGGCACCTTTAAAAGAGGTTGAATTTGCCAGACTTCAAAGACATTTCTCTATCAATGAGAAATTCTACAACCTTTTAATGGAAAAAAGAACAGAATATTCCATTTTAAAAGCAAGTTTTATCCCTCAAAATCTTATTCTGGATCGCGCCTATCCTCCATCTATGCCATTTTCCCCAAACAAATCTATTATTTTTACAGCTTGTTTGCTTGTTGGATTATTAATGGGAATTGCTCTGATTTTAACTCGTTACCTGATTCATAATGATATTGACAGCCTGAATGAAATTGTTAGACATTCAAATGCATCAATAGGAATACTCGGAATTATTCCAAAATACAAGGACGATATTCCTGTTTCACAACTTATTGTCAATAAAAATCCAAAATCATTAATTGCTGAAGCCTTTAGGTCTATAAGAACCAATCTTCAATTTATTTCAAATGAAACCGGGCCTAAAGTTATTGCTATAAGTTCTACAATTTCTGGTGAAGGGAAAACCTTTACAGCTCTTAATCTTGGGGGAATAATTGCTTTTTCTGAAAAAAAAGTTATTATTATTGATCTTGATATGCGCAAACCTAAAATTCATAAAGGATTTAATAGCCCCAATGAAATTGGAATGAGTACTATTCTAATTGGCAAACATACTATTGAAGAATGCATTAGAAATAGCACAATGAAAAATTTGGATTTCATTACCGCTGGACCAATTCCTCCTAACCCCTCAGAGCTAATAATAAGCAACAATATGGATCTTGTTATTGAAAAGCTTAAATCGCTTTATGATGTTGTAATTATCGACAATCCGCCTGTAGGGCTAGTTACTGACGGGATTTCCATTTTTCAAAAAGCAGATTATCCCATTTATGTTTTTAGATCTGAATATTCAAAGAAAAATTTTATTCACAATGCCGACCGTTTAGTGAATGAAAATAAAATTACAAAACTATCTGTTATTTTAAATGGGGTGGATATTGACAAGAGCACTGCCGGCTACGGTTATGGGTATGGGTACGGCTATGGTTCAAATTATGGTTATTATGACGAAGAAAAGAAACCTTCAAAAAAAACAATTCTCCAACGTCTGTTTAACAAGCAAATCCAAAACATTTCATGA
- the rfbC gene encoding dTDP-4-dehydrorhamnose 3,5-epimerase, whose translation MNLTETPIQGLFIIETKVFSDERGYFFESYNKEAFKKNNLDFEFVQDNVSMSYKNTLRGLHFQNPPHAQGKLVSVIKGAVLDVAVDIRLGSPTYGKHFSLVLSSINNKSLWIPKGFAHGFLALEDQTYFMYKCTNFYNKESEDSLAWNDPDLNIDWGTQSPIVSDKDLMANEFKNFKSLF comes from the coding sequence ATGAACTTAACTGAAACACCTATTCAAGGTTTATTTATTATTGAGACTAAAGTTTTCAGCGATGAAAGGGGCTATTTCTTTGAATCCTATAACAAAGAAGCTTTTAAAAAAAACAACTTGGATTTTGAATTTGTTCAGGATAATGTTTCCATGTCATACAAAAACACTTTAAGAGGGCTTCATTTTCAAAATCCTCCTCATGCCCAAGGAAAGCTTGTAAGTGTTATAAAAGGAGCTGTTCTTGATGTTGCTGTTGACATTCGTTTGGGTTCTCCTACATACGGAAAACATTTTTCCCTGGTACTAAGTTCCATTAATAATAAATCACTGTGGATTCCCAAAGGTTTTGCACATGGCTTTCTGGCCCTTGAAGATCAAACTTACTTTATGTATAAATGTACAAACTTTTACAATAAAGAATCTGAAGATAGTTTAGCCTGGAACGATCCGGATTTGAATATCGATTGGGGTACGCAAAGCCCTATAGTTTCTGACAAGGACTTAATGGCAAATGAATTTAAAAATTTCAAAAGTTTGTTTTAG
- a CDS encoding undecaprenyl/decaprenyl-phosphate alpha-N-acetylglucosaminyl 1-phosphate transferase, with protein sequence MDLTNYIYLIYSVFIIGTGVFSFLINGLFLKFAGNLGIRNDKETVIRWSVQSKPSIGGISFFIVFLLSIVTHFIFFETEKEFLNLQFLGVLSAVTLAFLIGLADDAYNTNPFWKFTGQLTCGLILVFTGTIIHVFQSDFFNILLTVFWIIAIMNSINMLDNMDGITTIVSIFIVLAALVIVAILQAFSSIYFTVLLGLFSALVGFLFYNWNPSKMFMGDTGSQFLGCILAIFGIIFFWNFNGLTNQTSESRQIIIVSLAFLIPIIDTTTVVINRLLKKRSPFIGGKDHTTHHISYLGFSDKKVARIFIALSLISLIFVFVIVNFIEAWDYIHFTLFSIYIFLIFSVLYIITRITKKEEI encoded by the coding sequence ATGGATCTAACCAACTATATCTATTTAATATATTCAGTTTTCATTATTGGAACTGGAGTGTTTTCTTTTTTAATAAATGGGCTTTTTTTAAAATTTGCGGGTAACCTTGGAATCCGAAATGACAAAGAAACCGTTATCAGATGGAGCGTTCAGTCAAAACCTTCCATTGGCGGAATCTCTTTTTTTATTGTTTTTCTACTTTCAATAGTTACACACTTTATTTTTTTTGAAACTGAAAAAGAATTTTTAAACCTTCAATTTTTAGGAGTCTTATCAGCAGTTACCCTTGCCTTTCTTATCGGGTTAGCAGATGATGCTTATAATACCAATCCCTTTTGGAAATTTACCGGGCAATTAACATGCGGACTAATCCTGGTTTTTACAGGCACTATCATCCATGTGTTTCAATCTGATTTTTTTAATATTCTGTTAACCGTATTCTGGATAATTGCAATTATGAATTCAATTAACATGCTTGATAACATGGATGGAATCACTACTATTGTTTCCATTTTCATTGTACTTGCTGCCTTGGTGATTGTAGCAATTCTTCAGGCATTTTCCAGTATTTATTTCACTGTTTTACTTGGCCTTTTTTCAGCCCTTGTTGGGTTTTTATTTTACAACTGGAACCCATCTAAAATGTTTATGGGAGACACAGGAAGCCAGTTTTTAGGTTGTATCCTTGCTATTTTCGGAATTATTTTCTTCTGGAATTTTAATGGTTTAACGAATCAGACAAGTGAATCACGTCAAATAATAATTGTTTCACTGGCCTTTTTAATCCCAATTATTGATACAACTACTGTGGTAATAAACAGGCTATTAAAAAAACGTTCTCCTTTTATTGGTGGAAAAGACCACACCACACATCATATTTCCTATTTGGGTTTTTCTGATAAAAAAGTAGCAAGGATTTTCATTGCCCTTTCTTTAATTTCGCTGATTTTTGTTTTTGTAATTGTAAATTTCATTGAAGCATGGGATTATATTCATTTCACTCTGTTTTCAATATACATTTTTTTAATTTTCTCTGTTTTATACATTATAACCAGGATCACAAAAAAAGAAGAAATTTAA
- the uvrA gene encoding excinuclease ABC subunit UvrA has protein sequence MENGIETLEVSGARVHNLKNIDVSIPRNKLVVITGLSGSGKSSLAFDTIYAEGQRRYIETFSAYARSFLGNLERPDVDNITGLSPVISIEQKTVSRNPRSTVGTITEIYDFLRLLFARASDAFSYKTGEKMIRYNDQEILNIILDQYNEKRIILLSPLVKGRKGHYRELFEQILKQGFIKVRVDGEIKDIIPRLQVDRYKIHDIEIVVDRVIVSEELRQRILESLLIAMKKGKGTLMIMDVDTQEIRHFSRHLMCPTTGIAYDEPAPNIFSFNSPYGACEKCNGMGEVSQVDIKKIIPNPKLSIKKGGIAPIGEYKNNWIFHQVEAILEKYGYTLTDSIESIDEHTMNTILFGTDEVIKVKSHSGISGSSFSLTFEGIINFISRLNQENATASISRWSSEFMNTVACPECQGKRLKKESLFFKIGDKNIADLASMGITELQQWFTDIESRLDDRKNIIAKEVLKEIRSRISFLLDVGLTYLTLNRSAKTLSGGEAQRIRLATQIGSQLVNVLYILDEPSIGLHQRDNMRLIKALQNLRDIGNSVIVVEHDKEMIMHADYVLDIGPLAGINGGRVVASGKPEDLAKFNTITTQYLNGTRNIEIPAQRRTGSGKSLILKGAKGHNLKNVNVEFPLGKFICVSGVSGSGKSSLINGTLYPLLNQYFYRSLQKPLEYSSIKGLENIDKVIEIDQSPIGRTPRSNPATYTGVFTEIRNLFTSLPEAKIRGYKPGRFSFNVKGGRCETCKGAGVKTIEMNFLPDVYVVCETCQGKRYNRETLEIRYRGKSISDILEMTINQAVDFFENIPYILSKIKAIKDVGLGYVTLGQQSTTLSGGEAQRVKLATELSKRDTGNTFYILDEPTTGLHFEDIKVLLEVLNKLADSGNTILVIEHNLDIIKVADHVIDLGPEGGDAGGNIVCYGTPEQIARNNSSITGEYLKRELS, from the coding sequence ATGGAAAATGGAATCGAAACCCTTGAAGTATCTGGGGCAAGAGTGCATAATCTTAAAAACATTGATGTTAGCATACCCCGAAATAAATTAGTTGTTATTACAGGTTTAAGTGGCAGTGGCAAGTCTTCCCTTGCTTTTGATACAATATATGCAGAAGGACAAAGAAGATATATAGAAACTTTTTCTGCCTATGCACGCAGCTTCCTTGGAAACCTTGAACGCCCTGATGTAGATAATATAACCGGATTAAGCCCGGTGATTTCTATTGAACAAAAAACGGTAAGCCGAAATCCCAGATCCACGGTTGGAACAATTACAGAAATTTACGATTTCCTTCGGCTTCTTTTCGCACGGGCTTCCGATGCATTTTCCTATAAAACCGGAGAAAAAATGATTCGTTATAACGATCAGGAAATATTAAATATAATTCTTGATCAATACAATGAAAAACGAATTATTTTGCTTTCTCCCCTTGTTAAAGGAAGAAAAGGACATTACAGGGAACTATTCGAACAAATACTAAAACAGGGATTTATTAAAGTACGCGTGGATGGGGAAATAAAAGACATTATTCCAAGGCTTCAGGTGGATCGTTATAAAATCCATGATATTGAAATAGTGGTTGACCGTGTTATTGTAAGTGAGGAGTTAAGACAAAGAATATTGGAATCTTTGCTTATTGCCATGAAAAAAGGTAAGGGAACACTTATGATTATGGATGTTGACACGCAAGAAATAAGACATTTTAGCCGCCATTTAATGTGCCCTACAACTGGCATCGCTTATGATGAACCTGCTCCTAATATATTTTCTTTTAACTCTCCCTATGGTGCCTGCGAAAAATGCAATGGTATGGGAGAAGTTTCACAAGTAGATATTAAAAAAATTATTCCTAACCCTAAATTAAGTATCAAAAAAGGTGGTATTGCTCCTATAGGAGAATACAAAAACAACTGGATATTCCACCAGGTAGAAGCAATCCTGGAGAAATACGGTTACACCCTAACTGATTCCATTGAAAGTATTGATGAACACACCATGAATACAATTCTCTTTGGAACGGATGAAGTAATAAAAGTTAAAAGCCATTCTGGAATCAGTGGAAGTAGCTTCTCACTAACATTTGAAGGTATTATTAATTTCATTTCCCGTTTGAATCAAGAGAATGCAACTGCATCAATAAGCCGCTGGTCATCTGAATTTATGAATACTGTTGCTTGCCCGGAATGCCAGGGAAAAAGACTAAAAAAAGAATCTCTGTTTTTTAAAATTGGAGATAAAAACATTGCAGATCTTGCATCCATGGGCATTACTGAATTACAGCAATGGTTTACAGATATTGAAAGCCGCCTGGATGATAGAAAAAACATCATCGCAAAAGAAGTATTAAAAGAGATTCGTTCAAGAATAAGTTTTTTACTGGATGTTGGTTTAACTTACTTAACACTCAACCGAAGTGCTAAAACATTATCAGGTGGGGAAGCTCAGCGAATAAGACTGGCAACTCAAATAGGGTCTCAATTGGTAAATGTTTTATATATCCTGGATGAACCAAGTATTGGGCTTCACCAAAGAGATAATATGCGTCTTATAAAAGCCCTTCAGAATTTAAGGGACATAGGCAATTCGGTAATTGTTGTAGAACACGATAAGGAAATGATCATGCATGCTGATTATGTTCTTGATATAGGCCCTCTTGCAGGTATCAATGGAGGAAGGGTTGTTGCAAGCGGAAAACCAGAGGATCTCGCCAAATTCAACACAATTACAACACAGTACCTGAATGGCACCAGGAACATTGAAATACCTGCTCAAAGGAGAACAGGATCTGGAAAATCATTAATCCTTAAAGGAGCCAAGGGACATAACCTTAAAAATGTAAATGTTGAATTTCCACTTGGAAAATTCATTTGTGTATCCGGAGTTTCAGGAAGTGGAAAATCAAGTTTAATTAATGGAACATTGTACCCTTTATTAAATCAGTATTTCTACAGGTCACTTCAAAAACCTTTGGAGTATAGTTCAATAAAAGGTCTGGAAAATATTGACAAGGTAATTGAAATCGATCAATCTCCAATTGGAAGGACTCCAAGATCCAATCCTGCAACTTACACCGGTGTTTTTACTGAAATAAGAAATTTATTCACATCCTTGCCTGAGGCTAAAATAAGAGGTTATAAACCTGGCCGCTTTTCATTTAATGTTAAAGGAGGAAGGTGCGAAACATGTAAAGGAGCTGGTGTAAAAACAATTGAAATGAATTTTTTACCCGATGTTTATGTTGTTTGTGAAACATGTCAGGGAAAAAGATACAACAGAGAAACCCTTGAAATCAGATACAGAGGCAAATCAATTAGTGATATTCTTGAAATGACAATTAATCAGGCTGTTGATTTTTTTGAAAACATTCCATATATTTTGTCTAAAATAAAAGCAATTAAGGATGTTGGTTTAGGTTATGTTACACTTGGACAACAATCTACAACCCTTTCTGGTGGAGAGGCACAAAGAGTAAAACTGGCTACCGAATTATCAAAAAGAGATACCGGGAATACCTTCTATATTTTAGATGAACCAACAACTGGTCTTCATTTTGAAGATATAAAAGTACTTTTGGAGGTACTCAATAAACTGGCAGATAGTGGAAACACAATACTTGTTATTGAACACAACCTGGATATAATTAAAGTGGCTGATCATGTAATTGATTTGGGCCCTGAAGGTGGAGATGCAGGCGGAAATATTGTCTGTTATGGAACTCCTGAGCAAATTGCACGTAATAATAGCAGTATTACCGGAGAATATTTAAAAAGAGAATTATCCTGA
- a CDS encoding TIGR00730 family Rossman fold protein, with amino-acid sequence MGPLDDKIRQAFAEKDWNEIKVADSWQIFKVMAEFVDGFEKMAKIGPCVTVFGSARTKPDHPYYKLAEDIAFKLTKEGYGIITGGGPGIMEAANKGAQAGGGRSVGLNIDLPFEQFSNPFIDQDKLITFDYFFVRKVMFIKYAQGFIVLPGGFGTLDELFEALTLIQTNKIGKFPIILVGKKYWSGIVDWIKNVLVEEVNNVSIEDLDLIVVVDTAEQAVKEIVDFYSKYLLKPNF; translated from the coding sequence ATGGGTCCACTAGATGACAAGATAAGGCAGGCTTTTGCAGAAAAAGATTGGAATGAAATTAAAGTAGCAGATTCATGGCAAATATTTAAAGTAATGGCTGAATTTGTTGATGGATTTGAAAAAATGGCAAAAATTGGCCCTTGCGTTACTGTTTTTGGTTCTGCACGCACAAAGCCTGATCATCCTTATTACAAATTAGCGGAAGATATTGCATTTAAACTTACCAAAGAAGGTTATGGTATTATTACCGGAGGGGGGCCTGGAATTATGGAGGCTGCAAATAAAGGAGCACAAGCAGGAGGTGGTAGATCAGTTGGACTAAATATAGACCTGCCTTTTGAACAATTTTCTAATCCTTTTATTGATCAGGATAAATTAATCACCTTTGATTATTTCTTTGTTCGTAAGGTAATGTTCATTAAATATGCACAGGGATTTATAGTTTTACCAGGAGGATTCGGAACCTTAGATGAACTTTTTGAAGCCCTTACACTAATTCAAACAAATAAAATAGGGAAATTTCCAATAATTCTGGTTGGAAAAAAATATTGGTCAGGAATTGTAGATTGGATTAAAAACGTTTTAGTTGAAGAAGTTAATAACGTAAGTATAGAAGATCTTGACTTAATTGTGGTTGTTGATACTGCCGAACAGGCAGTGAAAGAGATTGTGGATTTTTATTCCAAATATTTACTTAAGCCGAACTTTTAA
- a CDS encoding SPOR domain-containing protein, with product MKLNKLFIIFSLILLNISIAFAQEKEKKDNVYSQNTEDEVTIFKPTAGLGIGILSYFGDVGSASFKNPMTSRLGYQFLASTRLNSFFDINLHFLVGKVEANERSFERNLNFQAEIRSSGLSLSYNFHQLLPKNRKLDPFVSLGIESVEFLSKTDIYDSQGNRYNYWRDGSLRNLPEEHPNAVNAIHIQRDYIFETDIRESNIDGFGRYSERTFAIPAGIGLRMYLYDNLDFKIGTTFHYTFSNLIDGVTENSKGTRIGNSKNDHFLYSSFSLNYRFNFKKKSKKKENENTYSDVDYTSLDDEDIDADGVKDFKDDCPGTPSGVKVNINGCPLDNDNDGVPDFLDQEPNTHANAFVDVNGVTLTDEAILLLYETYMDSTGKFAIITRTVYEAEKRASSSDQYKVQLGIYNTGIPPELINKFLSLTDITSTESPLGTIYSVGNYSSYNDAVKRKNELLNSGLEEATVALIRNGKFITEDDPRFNTTVKPDKSSVASTNNKSENISQNLTNETNKSLSNNENSKSKTESISNSTTNTNAVKESTIKTDAGSNTNVKTTNNTTSTNTNKVSANGITEFNASSLSEKDPDNQVVFRIQLGAYSRKLSKNIFEGVDNLIMVTSEDGLVRYLSGSFTDYNEAVKEKINVVLKGYNGSFIVAYKNGKRIPLASVGATKTSAENLNDPIKPQSAVSKDLIKFKVQIGAFKNEVPADIRIKYNSIKGLETQQTPTGLTRYISGTFSDYNQAVKLKNEMINTYGISDAFIVAYFKDQMIPVQEALELIK from the coding sequence ATGAAATTAAATAAGCTTTTTATTATTTTCTCACTTATACTATTAAATATAAGTATTGCATTTGCCCAAGAAAAGGAAAAAAAGGATAATGTTTATTCTCAAAATACAGAAGATGAGGTTACCATTTTTAAACCTACTGCAGGTTTAGGTATCGGAATACTTAGTTACTTTGGAGATGTAGGTTCTGCATCCTTTAAAAACCCTATGACATCCAGATTAGGTTATCAATTTTTAGCTTCTACAAGGCTAAATTCATTTTTTGACATTAATTTACATTTTCTTGTTGGCAAGGTTGAAGCAAATGAAAGATCATTTGAAAGGAATCTAAATTTTCAGGCAGAAATAAGGAGCAGCGGATTAAGTTTATCCTACAATTTTCACCAATTATTACCTAAAAACAGAAAACTTGATCCCTTTGTTTCTCTTGGGATTGAATCTGTTGAATTTTTATCTAAAACAGATATTTATGACAGTCAGGGAAACAGGTATAACTACTGGAGGGATGGCTCTTTAAGGAATTTACCCGAAGAACATCCAAATGCTGTTAATGCAATTCATATTCAAAGAGATTATATTTTTGAAACAGATATCAGGGAGTCCAATATTGATGGGTTTGGAAGGTATTCAGAACGAACTTTTGCAATTCCTGCAGGAATTGGGTTAAGAATGTATCTTTATGATAACCTTGATTTTAAAATAGGTACAACATTCCATTATACTTTCTCCAATTTAATTGATGGAGTTACCGAAAACAGCAAAGGAACAAGAATTGGCAACAGCAAGAACGACCACTTTCTTTACTCTTCGTTTTCATTAAATTACCGTTTTAATTTTAAGAAAAAATCAAAGAAAAAAGAAAACGAAAATACCTATTCTGACGTGGATTATACATCACTTGATGACGAGGACATTGATGCAGATGGTGTTAAAGATTTCAAGGATGATTGCCCTGGAACTCCTTCAGGGGTAAAAGTTAATATAAATGGTTGTCCTCTGGATAATGACAATGATGGTGTTCCTGATTTTCTTGACCAGGAACCAAATACCCATGCAAATGCATTTGTAGATGTAAACGGGGTAACCCTGACTGATGAAGCAATACTTCTGCTCTATGAAACATATATGGATAGTACAGGTAAATTTGCAATAATTACCCGGACCGTATATGAGGCTGAAAAAAGAGCATCCAGTTCTGATCAATATAAAGTTCAATTAGGAATATACAATACAGGAATTCCTCCAGAACTAATAAATAAATTTCTTAGTTTAACAGATATTACCTCAACTGAAAGCCCTTTAGGTACAATTTATTCAGTTGGAAATTATTCCAGTTATAATGATGCGGTGAAACGCAAGAATGAATTACTTAATTCAGGTTTGGAAGAAGCTACTGTTGCTTTAATACGTAATGGAAAATTTATTACTGAAGATGATCCTCGTTTTAATACAACTGTAAAACCCGATAAATCTTCTGTTGCATCTACAAATAACAAATCTGAAAATATTTCACAAAATTTAACAAATGAGACTAACAAAAGTTTAAGCAATAATGAAAATTCAAAATCTAAAACAGAATCCATTTCAAATTCAACAACAAATACAAACGCTGTAAAAGAATCAACCATAAAAACAGATGCTGGTTCAAATACCAACGTTAAAACAACTAACAATACAACCTCAACAAATACAAACAAAGTTTCAGCCAATGGTATAACAGAATTCAACGCCTCCTCCCTGTCTGAAAAGGATCCTGATAACCAAGTAGTTTTCAGGATTCAATTGGGGGCATACAGCCGCAAATTATCGAAAAATATTTTTGAAGGAGTTGACAATTTAATTATGGTTACTTCCGAAGATGGCCTGGTTAGGTACCTATCAGGATCATTCACGGATTACAATGAAGCAGTTAAAGAAAAAATCAATGTCGTTTTAAAAGGTTACAACGGATCATTTATAGTTGCATACAAAAATGGCAAGAGAATTCCTTTAGCCTCGGTGGGAGCAACTAAAACTTCTGCAGAAAATTTGAATGATCCTATAAAGCCTCAAAGTGCTGTTTCAAAAGATTTAATTAAATTTAAAGTGCAAATCGGTGCATTTAAAAATGAAGTTCCAGCAGATATTAGAATCAAGTATAATTCAATAAAAGGCTTGGAAACGCAACAAACTCCTACTGGATTAACCAGATATATTTCAGGCACTTTTTCTGACTACAACCAGGCTGTGAAATTAAAAAATGAGATGATTAATACTTATGGAATTTCCGATGCCTTTATTGTAGCTTATTTTAAAGACCAAATGATTCCAGTACAAGAAGCACTTGAATTGATCAAGTAA
- a CDS encoding DUF3078 domain-containing protein: MNIQLSLLKNTVLVLILLLPFKLLAQENDQVPAADTIPIWRFSGIFNANFSQVHLSNWVGGGENSQSAAGLLQLRSNYLKEKAQWDNSLEVGYGFLQSQTKGFLKTDDKIDFVSNYSYKAYKDFNYSALLSFNTQFTPGYSDAEKKILISDFLAPAYLITSLGLNYKRGDLITIMLSPLTGKFTIVNQPDLSAAGAFGVTPGEIVREEFGSYFKAMFRKENIINNVSLQVKLDLFSNYLEKPENIDVNWETMVILKVNKYINANISSHLIYDHDIEIGVDTNGDGLIDSSGPRTQFKEVLSIGLTFKF; the protein is encoded by the coding sequence GTGAATATCCAATTATCTTTATTAAAAAATACTGTTTTAGTTTTAATTCTTCTACTGCCCTTTAAACTCCTAGCCCAGGAAAACGATCAGGTTCCAGCTGCGGATACAATTCCTATCTGGAGATTTTCAGGTATTTTTAATGCTAATTTCTCACAAGTTCATCTTTCCAATTGGGTTGGAGGAGGAGAAAACTCACAATCAGCTGCTGGTTTGCTTCAGTTAAGAAGCAATTACCTTAAAGAAAAAGCGCAATGGGATAATAGTCTTGAAGTTGGATATGGATTTTTACAAAGCCAAACAAAAGGTTTTTTAAAAACTGATGATAAAATTGACTTTGTATCTAACTATAGTTATAAAGCTTATAAAGACTTCAACTATTCAGCATTATTAAGCTTTAATACACAATTTACCCCAGGATACAGTGATGCAGAGAAAAAGATTCTTATTTCAGATTTTTTGGCTCCTGCCTATTTAATAACATCATTAGGTTTGAATTACAAAAGGGGAGATTTAATAACTATAATGCTATCTCCATTAACTGGCAAATTTACAATTGTAAACCAGCCAGATTTGTCTGCAGCAGGTGCATTTGGAGTAACACCAGGAGAGATAGTAAGGGAAGAGTTTGGATCTTATTTCAAAGCTATGTTTCGCAAAGAAAACATTATTAATAACGTTTCCCTCCAGGTAAAACTTGACCTTTTTTCAAATTACCTTGAAAAACCCGAAAATATTGATGTGAATTGGGAGACTATGGTTATTTTAAAGGTGAACAAATATATAAATGCAAATATTTCTTCTCATCTTATATACGATCATGATATTGAAATTGGGGTGGATACTAATGGTGATGGATTAATAGATTCATCCGGACCACGAACTCAATTTAAGGAAGTTCTAAGCATCGGTTTAACCTTTAAATTTTGA